In a single window of the Phycisphaerales bacterium genome:
- a CDS encoding RNA-binding protein gives MGKKLYVGNLGYSVTGSDLEQLFGAHGQVESAQVITDRDSGRSKGFGFVEMSSSEEAQAAISALNGQQHEGRSLTVNEAKPKESGGGGRSGGGSRGGYGGGGGGGGGRRW, from the coding sequence ATGGGCAAGAAATTGTATGTCGGAAACCTCGGTTACTCGGTCACGGGCTCGGATCTCGAGCAACTCTTCGGCGCCCATGGCCAGGTCGAGTCGGCTCAGGTCATCACCGACCGCGACAGCGGCCGCAGCAAGGGCTTCGGCTTTGTCGAGATGAGCTCCAGCGAGGAGGCCCAGGCGGCCATCTCCGCGCTGAACGGCCAGCAGCACGAGGGGCGTTCCCTGACCGTCAACGAGGCCAAGCCGAAGGAGAGTGGTGGCGGTGGGCGCTCCGGTGGCGGCAGCCGCGGTGGTTACGGCGGTGGCGGCGGCGGTGGCGGCGGACGCCGCTGGTAG